The segment AGTATCCTTCCTCCTGTCCCATGGCCTCGGTAATCCGATCCAACTGCTGCATCGCAACAGGCCGGTGCCCGCGAAGGATATTGCTGAGTGTCCCGGAATGAAGCTGAGAACGCTTGGCGAATTCAGTAATAGTCAATTCCTCCTGCCGCAAATACTCCTCCAGTTCCGATAATATCGTAGTCGTTGCCTGCAAGTCCTAACCACCCTTCCTCTTCATTTTGTGATTTATAGAATAAAATTCCTTTTATGTTATACAAAATATACCAGTGGTCGATTCGATTTTCAAGTACTATTTATGTATTTTTCCTAAACTTTAAATTTTTGGCATTAGGGTTGCCATTATTGATACAATGGCCATCCCCCACACTTTCATGAATAGAGTAATGCATAGTTTCGGACGCAAAAAAAAGACCTTGAGGATTCACTCAAGGCCTAAGAAAATGCTCACATCGAATAACCCAATATAATATCCCCGTTATCTTCAAACTCCCCCGTCTCGGTGAATCCCACATCCTTATAGAGCTTATTGGCCGTTAGATTATGCGGAATATGCGATACCCTAATCTGTTTGCAGTCCTCGCGGCTACTCAGCATCTTAATGACTTCTTTAATAGCCGATTTCCCATAACCTTGTCCCTGATATCTCCCGTCAATCATAAATCGCAGAATCCAATAGTAGCCGTCTGTATATCTTTCATTATCAAAAAGGATAAATCCGACCATCCTTCCTTCAGCAAAAATACCGTAGGGTATCGATGTGGGCTCATTTACCGCATGCACAAGGGAATCTGCATTACTTGCCACCAAGTCCAACTGCTCCGTGCTCACGCTCAATTGAGTACATTCGTGTTCCAGCTCGGGGGTAATCTTATGTAATTCAACAATAGTCAAAGTGTTCACAACCTTCATTATGAATTGATCTTCAGTCAAGCTGAATGGTATAGATGATCTCCCCATCCTGGTTCAAGCGCTGCTCGCTGGTGAATCCTAATCCTTCATACAGCTTCTGTGCTACTGAATTCTCTTGTTCCACCGTTAAGGATATTAGGCTGCACTTCGGATGAACTTCTTTAATGAACTTAATGATTTCTATCATTGCTTGTTTCCCGTAGCCTTTTCGTTGGTGCCTGTGGTCAATCTGAAACCCGCCAATCCAGTAATTATCTGAGCTTCCGGGAGTAAATGAAAGATAGAAGAATCCGATAATTTCGCCATCAATGGACAGAATATACGGATCTAACGCTTCATCCCACGGCTTGATATAGGCATATGCTAGCGACTCCATCACTGAAGGAACGAAGTGCCTATGCTCTTTACAGACAGATATCTCTAGAGCTTCTTCCCAATTCTGGGCGTTGACAGGTTGGATAACGATTGGTTTCATGTTTTCTCCTTATAATCCAGAAAGTTAGAATAACCCTTATCTTACCACAATTTAGAAGTTGTAAGCGAACATGGAGCGGGTTATCTCTGAGTTGGCCGTAATTCCGTCTCTGCCCCTGTATCCCTCACTCCTCCAACCCCCGCACCCTCCCCCCCGCCTCCCCATACTCCTGAATAATCAGGCTGCCGCCGCTGGTCTTCCATTTCTCAACCTCTCCGGCGAAGCCGGCGGCGTCGATATTACCGAGAATATAATTGTAGGTGGCATCCACGATGATGGCAGACAGCTCGGCGTTCTTCTCGTCATAGGTCGGAGAGGTGAGTGACACGGTGGGGTCATCGACGAGAAACTGCTCGTTATCCCGGCTGAGCTGGTCGGCCAGGGCGGTGAGCTGCTCCTTTTGTGCAACCTCCTTGATATGGGTATTGCCTACATCAGCGATCATCAGGGAATTGAGCGGATTGACCTCATACACCCGCAGCTGGGACGTTTCTTCCGGAAGAATCACTTTGCCGTATACATCCAGCTTATAGTGGCGGCCCTCGAAGCCGTAAGCCATCAGGTTGGCTACATCCTCATCCATCGTGCGGTCGAAGAATCCAAGCACCTGCTTCAGCTCCTGCTCGGTAGCAATGGCTTTACGTGAAAAGAGGTACAAGCCGTTGTACTTGGGTATGGACCATACCTTATATCCGTCCGGCCCTTTAATCCGGTTAATCAGCGTCAGCTCTGCCTTGGGGTTGATCGCCTTGGCCTCAATAGAGAGCCGCTGCACATCCGTCATGCTCCCGATGAAGATCCCGGCCGTTCCCCGGATGAATTTGTCCCGCTGCACTTCCTTGCTGGTCAGGGCGAAATCCTGGTTAATGATCCCCTCCTTGTATAATTTGCGCATGAAGTTCATCGTGTCCATATATTCAGGGGTGGCGAATTCCGGGATGAACTGTCCATCTTCGATTTTCCAGTTATTCGGCGTGCCGAAATAGGAGCTTAACGTCTTGAATACCCCGTACACCAGATCGTTGCGGTCCACCAGTCCAAGGGTGTCTGCCTTGCCGTTGCCGTCCGGGTCATTGATGGTGAATTGCTTCATCACCTCATACAGCTCCTCCAGCGTTCCGGGGGGACTGAGGTGCAGCTTATCCAGCCAGTCCTTGCGGATAATAATGCCCTGCCGGGAAGCCGGTCTTTCGGTATACAGGCCATAGATTCCCCCGTCCACCGAGGTCTGCTTAAGAATCGCCGCATTCAACTGACTGAGATTCGGAAATTCTGCCAGATAGGGACCAATCTCCCAAAAAGCGCCCGAGCGGATCATATTCTTGACCGGATTATAATCGGTGAATTTCACGAACGTTACTTTGCCGAGGGAGCCGGTGGTCAGTGCGGTATTCATTTTGTCCGTGTAGACGCCCTCCGGCACCCAGGTAATATCAAGCTGAGTCCCGGTCAGTCTCTCAATCTCGGCGATCAGCTCCGCTGAAGGCGTCTGCGGAAAATGCAGCGGTGCCAGAATCGAGATCGGTGCCGGTACACCCGCTGAATCGGAACGCCCAGACTTATCCCCGCTGCAAGCGCTTAACATAATGAACGATAAGAATAGGATGAAGCACCCTGCAAGAGCTTTCTTCCTGCCCGTTAACCGGTTGAACATTCCATAACCCCCTGAAGCGTAATATTTATCTGCCTTAGAAGCCTATCTATTGAATAATGTAGCTTATGTATGAATGATTAGAGAAAATGATTATTGCGGCACCAGATGATTATTGTTATTATCCTTCGTGATGCATACACTTAAGACAGTGATTTCCTATTTCATGCAAAGGTGCTGAACGCTGTTGAAACATCTTAGCTTTCTCAGTAAATTAACTATGTTCGCGTTCGCCATCAGCATCCTGCCGGTGCTGTTTATTGGTTCGTTCTCCTATTTCACATCCTCCAGTGAAATTCAAAAAAATGTTAACGAAAGCAAAAAGGAGCTCATTTTACAAATTACCTCAAATGTAGAGCATAAGCTGAATACTGTCAACCAGACCTTGAACCAGGTCGTGAACTCTTCGGTGCTGAAGAAGGCGCTGAACAACCCGCTTAGTGAAAACGATTTCATTTTATATAACGACATCCGCAATGAGATCCGCAATATGCAGTCCTTCGATACGAAGCTGGAGGATGTCATCCTGCTCAATCAGCGCCAGAACTGGATGATCAAGAATTCCGGGCTCTACCGGCTGAATGAATACCGCAATTACGAGCAGCTGACGAATCTGCTGAATGTGGAAGGCAGCTCTTCTTGGGTGCTGAACCCCTCCTCCCTGTTCTACAGTGAAGAGAGCATTAACGTGACCGGCTGCAATTACAGCATCAGCCTGATTAAGAAGCTGCCGGTGACCAAGCTGCAGAAATACGGACTGGCTCTGGCCAATATTCCGGCCTGCAGTCTTCAGGACTTCATTAATCCCGATATGCAGCCGCTGGACAGTATTATGGTGCTGGACAAGAGCGGACGGATTCTGCTGCATTCAGACCGCAAGCTGATCGGAGAGCCTGCCGCAGCGGCCGGGTTCACGGGATTCGAGCAGATCGCCGCTGCCACTGAGCCATCGGGACAATTCAAGACCAAGCTTAATGAAGCCGATTACTCGATCACCTATATGCGTTCCCAGTTGAACGGCTGGATCTATCTGTCGGCCACCTCCATCAAGAGTCTGACCCGCGAATCCGGCAAAATCGGCACTTACACGGTATTTGTCTGCACGTTCATGCTGCTCTTGTCTGTGCTGCTTGCCTGGCTAGGCTCCCGGCGCATGTACACCCCCATCGAACGGCTGCTGACCCAGATTGGACTGCGCCGTCCCGGTCTGCGGGCAGGGCGTACGGATGAATTCCAGCTCATCGGTGAGCAGGTCCATTCCCTGTTCCAATCCAAGTCACAGCTGGAGAAGGAGGTCAGCCAGCATCTCGGACAGGTGCGGACCTTCTTTCTGATTCAGGCGTTCGGAGGCAATCTGAGAAGACGCGAGCTGATGGAGGAGCTGGAGCAATACGGGTACGGCAAGCAAGTCGAGGAATGGAAGACGATGGCTGTCATTACGCTGAGCATCGACTTCTCCGAGGAGAACAGCTATGAGAAAAAGGATCTCAATCTGCTGTTATTCGCAGCGCATAATATGACTCAGGAGCTGGTCTCTGCGCAGCACAGGCTAACCCCTGTGATGATGGGTCATGCCCTGGCGGTCTTAATCGGCAGCCCCGATGAGGACACGGAAGCTTTTCACCGGATGCTCTATGCGCTTACGGAGAAGCTCCAGCAGGAGATTAACGGGGTCCTGAAGCTGCAGGTCAGCATTGGGCTGAGCCTGCCGTTTCATTCGTTTGACAAAATGTCCATTGCCTACCGGGAAAGCCTGGAGGCCCTGAAGCACCGGATTACCCTGGGCAAAGGCATCATTATCCAGTACGAGAATATCAATTCAGGCAAGCATTATCTCAATTTGAACTACCCGACCCACACGGAAAATGACCTGATGGATGCCATCAAGCTGGCTGACAGCGATAAGGCGAAGGAGCTGCTGCATAAGCTGTTCAAGTGTATTTTTGCGCTGGGACTGTCGCCGCAGGAATATCAGATTCCGCTGACCCGGCTGCTGAACAATACGCTCATTATGATGCAGGAATCAGGAATTACGCTGAACCAGATCTACCACGCGGGCGGTTCCCTGTTCGAGGAGCTGACCGATCTGCATATCGTGGCCGAGATTGAAGACTGGTTCTGGACCATCGTCATCCAGCCGGTCATCGTCATCTTCCATAGCAGGCAGAACGCCCAGTATCATAATATCTCCGAGAAGCTGATCGACATCGTCCAGCATGAGTATGACCAGGATCTGACGCTGGAGGAGTGTGCTTCCCGGCTGCATTATAACGCCAACTACATCAGCAGTGTGTTCCGCAAGGAAACGCAGTATTATTTCAGTGATTACCTGACTATGTACCGGTTCAAAATGGCCAAGAAGTGGCTGGAGGAGACCGATATGCCCGTGAAGGATATCGCCTCCCGCCTGAGATACAACAATTCACAGAATTTCATACGTTCCTTCCGCAAGCAGGAGGGGATGACCCCCGGCCAGTACCGTGACAGCTTCCACACGAAGCTTAGAGCGGTCCCGGACGATGAGTAGGCGCAGGCCCTTCAGACGGGGTCTTGGACCTCTTCAGCTTTCTTTTTCTGATAAACCATGTAAGAAGTACAGCCAGAATAAGCAAGATTCCGCCCGCAGTAATCGCAATATTCCTGATATCCGGTACATAGACCACCAGCTGAATCGGCTCGGAATCCGCAAGGGACACATGCCAGGTTAACGTGTTGCCGTCTTGCTCGGCCGCATTATTAGCCCCGTATAGATCATAGGGAATCGTTAATTTGAAATCGGCGGAGAAGCTGCCCATCAGCAGCCGCACCAGGGACTTAGGGACATTTAAGCTGCCAAGGCCGTCAATAATCTCATCCGTGTAGGCATTCAGCTTAGGCTGGGCCACCACATCGTATTTGGTATACAGCCACCTGTCCGTCTGTCCCACCTTGGCCTCAACAATATCGAAGCCGCTGCTGCTGTTCTTCAGCTCCTCCATCGAAGCATACGATTTATGAAATTGATATTCCGTTGATTTGCCGCTTGCTGTCTTCTTCAGCTCTATGCCTGCGGCCGCCAGCCGGGTGGTTAGGAGCTCCTCCACCTTGCCGCTGACCAGCTTCTCAGCCCGGGCATCCAGCAATAGACTGAAGGCCAGATCCAGGGAGCCGTCCTTCTTCACGGTTACATGGGCCGTGCCTTGCGCGCACCCTGTAAGCAGCAGGACAAGCATAAGCATCATCAGTATTGCCTTAATTCGAGTCCCGTTCAACCTGCGTTTCTTCAACCGCTGTCCCTCCATCCGCTGACTGTTACTACTAGCTTAACTCAACCTTGAAGAAGCAAATCTGCACTTATGGAGTCAAGCTTATCACATGCCGGGGAGGTACAGAAAGCCCCCAGCCTGCGGATATCCGTAAGCTGGAGGCTTCCATGCGCATAATCCTGTTATTTTTTCAAATGATAAGGAACGGTAGTGATAATGACATTGCGCCGGTACAGCAGATGTGCGCGGATCAGCAGACTGGACTGGTTATGCAGAATGTTATGCCAGCCCTTCTTCGGTATGAATTGAGGGACAATGACGGTCACCTGATAATTCGACTCGCTGGCCTTGCGCTGAACCGTATCTATGAACTTGGTCAATGGATGAATGATGCTGCGGTAAGGCGAATACAGCGTCACTAACCGCACCTCCGGGTGGAATTTCTTCCACTTCTCTTCGAAAATAGCGTCATCCTCCCGCTCGAACGGGATGTGGACGGCGATAATCTGCTGCGCACTCAGCGACTTGGCATACCGCAAGGAATTCTCCACCACATGGGTAATCCCTGCTACCGGCAGGATGATGATATTCCCTTCAATCGCAAGCGGCGGCTCCCCGCAGGTGGCTACCCGCAATTGGTCGGCGACCGATTCATAATGCTTGTAGATGCGGTAGAAGAACAGGATAATCAGCGGCAGGAAGACCAGGACCGGCCAGACCTGCGTGAATTTGGTCAGGAAGAACATCATCGTGACAATGAAGCTGATCAGCGCCCCGATTGCATTGATGATCAGCTTAGGCAGCCAGCCCTCCGGCTTGTGCCGGAGCCATTTGACGATCATGCCTGTCTGCGACAGGGTGAACGGGATGAAGACCCCGACTGCATACAGCGGAATGAGATGCTCCGTCCGCCCCTCAAAGGCAATGATCAGGATGATCGACAAGATGCCCAGGCTGAGAATGCCGTTCGAGTACCCCAGCCGGTCTCCGCGCACGGTGAACATCCGGGGAATGAATTTATCCTTCGCCAGATTCACAGCCAGCAGCGGAAATGCGGAATATCCGGTGTTCGCCGCCAGAACCAGAATTAAGGCTGTCGTGCCCTGCACGACATAATACATGAAGTTGCGGCCAAAGACATGCTCGGCAATATCGGACACCACCGTGACCTGTTCACGCGGAGCAATGCCGTAATAATACGCCAGGAAGACGATGCCTGAGAATAACAGCGCGAGCAGAATTCCCATCGCCGCTAAGGTTTTGGCTGCATTATTCGGTGCCGGTGCCTTGAAATTGGGGATCGCATTCGATATGGCCTCCACCCCAGTCAGCGCCGAGCTGCCTGAGGAGAACGCCCGCAGCAGCAGGAACAGGCTGATTCCGGCCACCGGTGTTCCCAGTGAGGTGTGAAGCTCCGCCGGTACTCTTCCGGTCAGCACATTGAACAGGCCCAGCCCGATCATAATGAACATCGCCAGGACGAACAGATAAACCGGATACGCCAGGAAAGAGGCAGACTCGGTGACCCCACGCAGATTCAGGGTCGTGATCAGCAGGACGAAGATGATGGCAATCAGCACATTATAAGGATGCAGACCCGGAAAAGCTGAAGTAATCGCATCCGTTCCCGCAGAGACACTGACCGCTACGGTTAGTATATAATCGACGAGCAAGGAGCCCCCCGCAATCAGACCCGGATATTTACCCAGATTCTCCTTGGATACGACATAAGCCCCGCCGCCTTGGGGATAGGCAAAGATGATCTGCCTATAGGAGAGTATCAGGGCCAGGAGCAGCACCAGCACCCCGCCTGCAATCGGAATGGAATACCAGAATGCGGCTGTACTCACCGTGATCAGCACCAGCAGAATCTGCTCCGGGCCATAGGCCACAGAGGATAAGGCATCCGAGGACAGAATGGCTAGGGCCTTGGTTTTGTTAAGCTTCTGTTCCCCCAGCTGATCGGACTTCAGCGGCCGTCCGATCAGGAACCTTTTTACCGAAGACATCATTATCACTCACCGACTTTTTTTGTAGTTATATTACCCCTGGTGCACGAATAAAATCTGGACCTATAATTGGATACAGACACTATTTTTGCTGCCGTTCGATACTACATTAATTCTTTTATCACCATCTGTATATATGCAGATATCCTAGACAAACCCCAAACCATGAATAACAAATGATATTCGCCGAAAGACACAGCAAAAGGGACCAAGCAGGCTTTCCGCTTCGTCCCGTTTGCTTATTTCAGCTTTTTTTGCTATATTCAGCCATTTTCAGGAGGTCTCAGAGCCAGTCCTGTGTAAGCAGCGTCCGCAGCAGCTCCACCTCCTCCCTGCCGATCCGGGCCGTGATTTCGTCCTCAATAGTATGCTTGATCTCCAGCATACTCCGGCAAGCCGCTGTCCCCTTCGCAGTGAGCACGATAGGCTTGTCCCGGCTGTTCCCTTCCTTAGCAGCGGTACCCACGTAACCTTCGGCCAGCAGATTGTTAATCGTCTTCTGCGTGCCCTGGCGGGAAATGCTGATCAGCCTGCTGATCTCCGAGATGGACAGAACGCCGTGCTGCTCCAGCATCGCCAGAATATGCGTCTCCGTCTTATTCAGCGGCTCGCCGCTCATCTGGTTTACCTTGTCCCGCAGCATCTTATGCTTCTCGCTAATCATATCGACCAGATTCAACCCGCTCATATACTCCTTCATTTACAAGACCTCCATTAGAGAAATGCAGTTCCGCCTTACCGGGAATCTCTGTTGCCTTAATTGTCAACCAAGTTGACAATAATGCCTCCCACTGCTACTATAAGTGAAGTTTGATAAACTTACATTTAAGGGAGTTCGGAAACATGGGCAGCAACAAAAAAGAAGCTTTAATTTTCACCAGTATGATGTGTTTTTGCATGGTCGTCTTTATGTCTTTCTATAATGTAATTATTTCTAACGGATTCAACAGCAGGCTGTTCACGGATGTGGCTGTGGGCTTGCTCCCGGCACTTGCCGTTGCCCTGTTCTGCGATATTGTGGTGGTTGGCAGAATTGCCAAGGGGCTGGCCTTCAAAATAGTGAAGCCTTCCGCCTCCCAGATCCGCAAAGTGCTGACGATCTCGTGCTTCATGGTCTGCGGCATGGTCATTCTCATGTCTCTATACGGCACACTAGCACACTTCGGATTCGGGGACAACTTCTTTCGTCATTACTTCTCCATTCTGGGGCTTAATTTCATCTGCGCCCTGCCGCTCCAGCTGCTGGTGGCCGGTCCGCTGACCCGGTTCCTGTTCAGCCGGATGTTTCCGGTTCCTACGGCAGCACCGGGCGTCTAAGGCTGGCGTGGACCGGTGCCGCGTTCCCGCCATACCAAAAAGGGTGTTCAGCCAGCCATGATCTCATGGCTGTGCGGAACACCCTTGTCCGGGATTCATTCTATTGATTATTTATTCCATGAAAGACAGGTCTCGCCGGACTGATCTCTGTGCAGGGTTAGAGTGTCTTCAGCAGCAGAGTAGATGAGTTCAGTATACTCAGTAGCTGTATGATGAATAATAAGACCGAATTCTTCCGCTTCAATCCGTGTCATGAAGTCACTTAAGAACAGAGGAATCAAGGTGCCGGAGCAGGTAGCGGTCTGCGGCTTCGACGATGCCTCGGAATCCCGGATCATCGAACCCCATCTGACAACGGTTCATATTTGGCCGATCTGGTAAAGGTCAGCGACGAGGAGCTGCAGCTGATTACAAGCGAAGCGGACCGTGATGCCGCCCTTGATATGCTGCATGAATGGGGTGCCGGAGCAGTAGCCGTTACTCTGGGCAGAGACGGCACCCTGATCTCCTCCCTGGACTCACGGTTGCTGATTCCGAGCATCACCGTGAAGTCCATCGATTCCACCGGTGCCGGCGATGCCTTCATCGGTGCGCTGCTCTGCCGGATCAGCCAACTGGCCCATCCGGCAGACTTCACCCGCAGCGCGGAGCTGCAGCAAGAATTCGTCACCTTCGCCAACCGGGTGGGGGCGATGGTCTGCACCAAGGTCGGGGCGATTGCCGCGCTGCCGACACTGGACGAGGTCCAGGAGTTTGCAGGGTAAGCTGCGGAGTTGCTGCTAAACCAATCTTTACCTGCTGTTTTCATCACAGACAGGGGAGCATGGCACGTAATATGATAAGCACATTATCATATGGTTGAAGGAGCAGCTTTTGCATGACGATGAAACAAGAATTCGATAATCTCATGGCGTTTGCCAAGGATTTAATCAATGAGAATCTCGGCTTTTATTATGATATCAATTATGGTTATTTCCAGCCCGAGACCCACCCGATTGTGGACTTCATCCGGCTCATCGGCAGACGTATTCAGAGCCAGCTCATGCTGATGCCCGCGCTCTACGGGGAGGTCGACCAGATGGAGCGGATGTTCTCGGACAACCTGTTCTTTGATGAATGGGCCGAGGTGACGCTGGATGGACGGAGCTTCCACTTCCTGATGCGGCAGATTGACAACAGCAGCAGAATCATCAACCTGGCACGTGACCTGGTCTTCCCCTCCCCCTGGATTCCCCGCAAGCTGCGCGACAGTCTGATCCGCATCGGTGAAGGTACCCTGAACGGAAGCTGGCGGCAGGATAAGGATCATCAGGTTACCCTCTGGCTCCCTCTTGGCATCTCCTTCGTGGAAGGCTCAGGGCATCATTCCATAACAGCGGGGATCGCCAAGGGCGAAGGGGAGCTCTACCCCACCTCAGTGTATGACATCAGCCTCATCTACGATCACGTGTATACCGACGGCAGGTATTACTACAGAACGCATGACCATTCGATTATCTCCGAGGTTCATTTCGTGGAATGCGCCGCCATCTTTGAGATCGGCCGGATCATGGCAGCGCAGAAGATTATTTTCTGAAGGACGACATCCGTTTCAGCAAGTGCAGCTCAAACAAATCACCCTGACGGGTGAACGATGTTAAATGCCTTATGCCGCTCTTAAGAGGCTCTTCACTATTCTCCCTCCGGCCGCTTTTAAGGAGCAGTAATGTTGCTCTTTTTGTAAGCGTGTTGATTTCCCAAAAAAAGGGACAAAAAAGGCCGCCATTTCGGGTAATGGTAAGTACGACCAAACCAAACCGAAATGAGGCGACCTCATGAATAATAATACCCCATTCTTAGCCGTATTCAAACAAGTATTAACTCCAGAAGAAGTTGAAATGGTGACCGGGCAAACCGAGGACTACGAGGATACCGGAACCAAAATGACCGTTGGTGTGTTGTTCGATTACTTTATCCAAGCCTGCTACCACCAATGGGATGGCTTTCGTCAAAGTGCCCGCGTGGGCTCGAACTTCGATTTGCCTAAGGTTCATTACTCCACTCTTTCGGGCAAAGCCGGTGAAGTTCCTTACGATATCTTCAAACGTTTGTTTCAACTGCTTGTCCAGAAATGTAACCGGCAAACCCGTCGGCACCTAAATCTGCCTAAAGATCTTCTACTGATTGACTCTACGACGGTTACGGCGGCAAACTCCCGCATGTCTTGGGCTCCGTATAAAAAATTCAGAGGAGGCATCAAGCTGCATGTCGCTCTTTCGCATGGACAGCATTCACCCATGAAGGTGGTCGAATCGATTGCCCGGCGCAATGACGCTCCATTTGGAGAAGTCTTGGCCCATAAGGACTACATTTTAGTTCAGGATCGGGCGTATGGAAAAATCGGTCGATTGGATCAATATGTGCAGCAAGGTCAGTCCTTTGTGGTTCGTCTGAAAGACAATCTCCATTTGGTGATGCCGCGAAAGCTTCAACGACCGGCGGAGGGAGACACCAAAATTGTACGCGATATCACCTGTTATATTGGTCAAGGCAAACACCAATCCGCCCACCGCCACCGCGTCGTTGAATTTGAAAATGACCGGGGTGAAGTGGTACGAATTGTGACCGATTTGAGAAAAGAGTCCGCTCATGTGATTGCTGAAATTTACAAAGCACGCTGGGAGATTGAAGTCTTTTTCCGCTGGGTGAAACAGCATCTGAATGTCCCTTGTCTATTTGGAACCACCGAAAATGCAGTATATAGCCAATTGTTTGTGGCCCTTACCGCGTATGTGCTTCTGAAATACATTTTTGATGAAATTCATCCGAAGGTACCGGTCTTCGCTGAGCTGACTCTTTGGGAATTTATGCAGCACTGGCGTATATTTAATCTTCCGCTGGAGTGGCAGGCTCAGTTTAATCTGCTCAGGCGTAAAGAACATTTAGGTGTTTTTGTCATCCCATAATATGGGTAATCAACACGCCTGCTCTTTTTGCAGGATTCCTCTATACCTTTTACGGGTTGAAGTACATTGTTGCATGATTTGCACAAATTTCGGTGTTTAGAGCAAGTTAGCGCTGAATTTGTTGCATTTCGTGCAGGATTTCAGCATTGACCGCTTCTTTGGGGCAGTATTGTTGCATTTTTGGCAGGATTCCTCTTAAAATGTTACTGCCTATGATGCATGGGGCCCTTCCCTCCGCGCAGCGGCACCCATTGTATTCAGTTTTTCTGTGAAAATACGTCTCTTGCGATAAACGCACGGCCTACGTGGCGCTCCCGGTCCCATTGTGTTCGGTTTTAAGCATACCCTCAGCCTTCAGTCACATTCAGCATCAAAGTCATTCTACGAATCATTCAAAGAACTCTTATCCACAAATTTACACACCCTTTTCCACAGCAGAAGGAAGCTATAGTTTCCTATACAAGCACAAAAGCCGCGAACCCGCCCAAATCGGACGGTTCACGGCTTATTCAAGTAGTAGCTCTCTGTACGAGCTGGAATTCAAGCTGCTGCTGCCTGGCTTCTGTTCCCCCCAGCTTGCCGAGAATCAGATAGAGCGCATTCTGGGCCTGTGCGGCAATCGGATTATCAATCGAGGTGATTCCCAGCGTATGGGCCAGCTCCGTATTGTCGAATCCAACAATCGCCAGCTCCTCCGGCACCTTCACCTTAAGCCTGCGGGCCTCGCTCAGTATCCCTGCCGCTACCATATCATTGGCGCAGAGGATGGCATTCGGAGGCCCGCCAGGAATCAGCAGCAGCCTGCGGATCAGCTCCTCACCCTGCCGGATGGAGTGGATGCCCGTCTGTGACCAGTCCGGGTTAACCGTCAGAGCGTGTGTGCGGGCTGCATCCTGATACGCCTGTATCCGCCCGGAGGTATTCATACTGGTCGGCCTGCCCCAGGCATTGGCAATCCGCGTATACCCCCGTCCGATCACATGCTCAAGCCCCAGCATGTACCCGTCATATTGATTCATGGCGACACTCTGAATCTCCGGAAGCTCCATCCGCTGCCAGGACACAATTGGCCCGTATTTGCAATAGGAGCCAAGGAGCGCCTGATCGTTGACGCAGGTGCTGATCACCAGCGCATCGACTCTTTTGCGCCGCATATCCTCGAAGGCTTGCAGCTCTTTGGCCGGATCGCCCCCTGAGGTATAGATGATCGTCTGATATCCGTGCCGGCTCGCAGTCTCCACGAAGCTGTTCAGAAAAGGCAGCATCACCTCGTTGATCCCCTCCGTCACCATCCCGATCTGCATCGTCTGTCCTCT is part of the Paenibacillus sp. FSL M7-0420 genome and harbors:
- a CDS encoding LacI family DNA-binding transcriptional regulator; the encoded protein is MSNLDQIAKLSGFSKATVSRVLNRSPHVSQATRESILKIMEELDYVPNGNAISLSRGQTMQIGMVTEGINEVMLPFLNSFVETASRHGYQTIIYTSGGDPAKELQAFEDMRRKRVDALVISTCVNDQALLGSYCKYGPIVSWQRMELPEIQSVAMNQYDGYMLGLEHVIGRGYTRIANAWGRPTSMNTSGRIQAYQDAARTHALTVNPDWSQTGIHSIRQGEELIRRLLLIPGGPPNAILCANDMVAAGILSEARRLKVKVPEELAIVGFDNTELAHTLGITSIDNPIAAQAQNALYLILGKLGGTEARQQQLEFQLVQRATT